In the genome of Desulfuromonas sp. DDH964, one region contains:
- a CDS encoding ferritin family protein: MPQEYTLQEALWEAIHAKKNLRDFYRKAAEITENPAGRKVFVRLASEVEENIGKFFSHYRRGDLGDLRDFLAAPPHPDSVMLVELDRALDKDIHERRARELALREEADLEKTFRLTAARIIDPTARGVFLEVAEDARRHYAVIESEYAHTMGMVHETDIDTYVRE, encoded by the coding sequence ATGCCACAGGAATATACCCTGCAGGAAGCGCTCTGGGAGGCCATCCACGCCAAGAAAAACCTGCGTGACTTCTACCGCAAGGCGGCCGAGATCACGGAAAACCCGGCCGGTCGCAAGGTCTTCGTCCGCCTCGCCAGTGAGGTCGAGGAGAATATCGGCAAATTTTTTTCCCATTACCGCCGGGGTGATCTCGGCGATCTCAGGGATTTTCTGGCTGCCCCGCCCCATCCCGACTCGGTGATGCTGGTCGAACTCGACCGCGCCCTCGACAAGGATATCCACGAACGTCGGGCCCGGGAACTGGCGCTGCGCGAAGAGGCCGACCTGGAGAAAACCTTTCGCCTCACTGCCGCGCGCATCATCGACCCGACCGCCCGCGGCGTCTTCCTTGAGGTCGCCGAGGACGCCCGCCGCCACTATGCGGTGATCGAGTCGGAATATGCCCACACCATGGGGATGGTCCACGAGACCGATATCGATACCTACGTGCGGGAATAG